The following proteins come from a genomic window of Maylandia zebra isolate NMK-2024a linkage group LG22, Mzebra_GT3a, whole genome shotgun sequence:
- the sf3b4 gene encoding splicing factor 3B subunit 4: MAAGPISERNQDATVYVGGLDEKVSEPLLWELFLQAGPVVNTHMPKDRVTGQHQGYGFVEFLSEEDADYAIKIMNMIKLYGKPIRVNKASAHNKNLDVGANIFIGNLDPEIDEKLLYDTFSAFGVILQTPKIMRDPDTGNSKGYAFINFASFDASDAAIEAMNGQYLCNRPITVSYAFKKDSKGERHGSAAERLLAAQNPLSQADRPHQLFADAPPPPTAPTPVLTTLGAAMAIPGMPPPGAFPPVPPPGSIPPSMPPAMAIPPVAVTPGPQGGGGPPPGPPPFPPGSMHPGMPQMPMPPPAPPGMVPPPPAPPGSNPRAPPPPSMPPPPPMGMPPRAPYGPPTGPPVPPGMRGPPPPMPPPGYGAGPPRPPPFGFQRGPPMPPRPPGVPPRAPLRAPMPS, translated from the exons ATGGCAGCGGGACCAATTTCAGAAAGAAACCAAG ACGCTACTGTATATGTTGGTGGTTTGGATGAGAAAGTGTCTGAGCCGTTACTATGGGAGCTTTTCCTGCAGGCTGGTCCTGTGGTCAACACACACATGCCCAAAGACAGAGTCACAGGCCAACATCAAG GCTATGGCTTTGTGGAGTTCCTCAGTGAAGAGGATGCCGACTATGCCATCAAAATCATGAATATGATAAAGCTCTATGGCAAACCGATCAGGGTTAATAAAGCTTCTGCACACAACAAAAACCTGGATGTCGGTGCTAACATCTTCATCGGTAACCTGGACCCAGAGATTGATGAGAAACTGCTCTACGACACGTTCAGTGCCTTTGGTGTGATCCTCCAGACGCCAAAGATCATGAGAGACCCAGACACCGGCAACTCTAAGGGTTATGCTTTCATCAATTTTGCCAGCTTCGATGCATCCGATGCCGCCATTGAGGCCATGAACGGCCAGTACCTCTGCAACAGGCCCATCACAGTGTCGTATGCCTTCAAGAAAGATTCCAAAGGAGAGCGTCACGGCTCGGCCGCAGAGCGACTCCTGGCCGCTCAGAATCCTCTCTCCCAGGCAGACAGGCCTCACCAGCTGTTTGCAGATGCTCCTCCACCGCCAACGGCTCCAACGCCAGTCCTGACCACGCTGGGAGCTGCGATGGCCATTCCAG GCATGCCACCTCCTGGTGCTTTCCCTCCTGTTCCTCCACCTGGATCGATACCTCCATCAATGCCCCCTGCTATGGCTATACCACCAGTAGCTGTGACACCAGGCCCGCAGGGTGGTGGCGGACCTCCACCGGGACCACCACCGTTCCCTCCTGGCAGCATGCATCCAG GTATGCCTCAGATGCCCAtgcctcctcctgctcctcctggcATGGTGCCTCCGCCTCCTGCTCCACCAGGATCAAACCCCCGGGCACCGCCGCCCCCCAGCATGCCTCCACCACCACCTATGGGCATGCCTCCCAGAGCGCCATATGGGCCTCCCACAG gccCTCCTGTCCCTCCAGGCATGAGAGGGCCTCCTCCTCCCATGCCTCCACCTGGCTATGGTGCCGGTCCTCCTCGACCACCTCCCTTTGGCTTCCAGAGAGGACCTCCGATGCCACCGAGGCCCCCAGGTGTCCCCCCACGGGCTCCTCTGAGAGCACCGATGCCATCGTAA